From a region of the Actinomycetota bacterium genome:
- the mfd gene encoding transcription-repair coupling factor, which yields MLLNLFLNQKEWKDFSISNKKNIYADENLWSYIIAGLYSHTRIPTLVITSSGDKNLELLDDFNCISDRKYFMDFPPAGEGIFLKNKPADAGKVSQRLSVIKRILNFKEKNDPFVTVASAASIINLMSSGNLSDFSEIRLEKGKDYNREELIRDITELGYERVSKVFDKGEFSVRGDIIDVFDLSSVNPVRFDFFDNTLEKIIFFDISNYAGLYEADNYEISPNNEPWKIGSLTPDEDAGPQQYYSLPDLFGRFVGEFNLVICEPVEVYLKLKSERDLIEKSLNIRKDELLLQDIDLIRNFLIPGDFFENSSFDFKYNLNSGNPCDPLGEYFEFSRIKSQSRNFSNPGSFLENIKKDISLKRNVFISLDNNERIKKISELFSENNLSFKTTEELGENTDDFRIISLSAKRLLRGFRSGNISLYGELDIYEQLDRRSDEIYEIKAKGFNQFNPGDFVVHKSHGIGKYIDIVSETNDGVKKDYFLIEYARGDKLYVPTWQAERIHRYIGDSEPVVTSLNSKQWDSLKTKVRKSVKTLAFDLARLYAQREAAEGFSFQPDSPWQKEIEDLFPFNETRDQLDAINTVKEKMQEARPMDILLCGDVGFGKTEVAIRAAFKAAENGKQVLMLVPTTILADQHFNTFKSRFRNYPVIVDVISRFRKKAVQKEIISRFNAGQIDILIGTHRILGNDIQPKDLGLIIVDEEQRFGVNAKEKLKLLKKQVDVLTMTATPIPRTLYMSLIGIKDIVLIETYPENRHPIKTFVGRRNNLIIKNAIEREMQRGGQIYYVSNRIIGIDHLAFELKKLVPSARIAITHGRLEGRKIEKLMEDFINKKYDILLTTSIIESGMDIINVNTLIVENAQRFGLSQLYQLRGRVGRSSERAFAYFFYTERDSLTFNALERLKALEEFNALGSGYNIALKDLEIRGAGELLGANQHGHMSSVGFDLYCEIIREEIEALKGNEPEKENNVLIDLPVSAYIPKNYIKNENERINLYKGLSEAKNMEELDFLSEKVNERFGELPDVMKNLFNISRIKILLREKSVEKVRYVAKKGILIKPVITSREKALRLNRKNKNISYNFKEKSIIINFLDSKSDTGKLFEILKDITNNI from the coding sequence ATGTTATTAAACCTGTTTTTGAATCAAAAAGAATGGAAAGATTTTTCCATTTCCAATAAAAAAAATATATATGCCGACGAAAACCTCTGGTCATACATAATAGCCGGCCTATACAGTCATACCCGTATTCCGACTCTTGTCATTACTTCCTCAGGCGATAAGAATCTTGAACTGCTGGATGATTTTAACTGTATATCAGACAGAAAATATTTTATGGATTTTCCGCCTGCAGGAGAAGGGATCTTCCTGAAGAACAAACCTGCAGATGCCGGAAAGGTCTCGCAGAGACTATCGGTGATAAAAAGAATCCTGAATTTTAAAGAGAAAAATGATCCGTTTGTCACAGTTGCAAGCGCAGCCTCCATAATAAACCTGATGTCATCAGGAAATCTTTCGGACTTTTCAGAAATAAGGCTGGAAAAAGGGAAGGATTATAACAGGGAAGAATTAATCAGGGATATTACAGAGCTTGGATATGAAAGGGTAAGCAAGGTTTTTGACAAGGGTGAATTCAGCGTAAGAGGTGATATCATAGATGTCTTTGACCTGTCATCAGTAAATCCTGTAAGATTTGATTTCTTTGACAACACTCTGGAAAAAATAATATTTTTTGATATCAGCAATTATGCCGGATTATATGAGGCTGATAATTATGAGATAAGTCCCAATAATGAGCCCTGGAAAATAGGAAGCCTTACCCCGGATGAAGATGCAGGGCCGCAGCAGTATTATTCACTGCCGGATCTATTCGGCAGATTTGTCGGTGAATTCAATCTTGTAATATGTGAGCCCGTTGAGGTTTATCTTAAGTTAAAGAGCGAGAGAGATCTAATAGAAAAATCGCTTAATATCAGAAAAGATGAACTTTTACTGCAGGATATTGATTTGATCAGAAATTTTTTAATACCCGGTGATTTTTTTGAAAACAGCAGTTTTGATTTTAAATATAACTTAAATTCCGGAAATCCCTGCGATCCCCTGGGGGAATATTTTGAATTTAGCAGAATTAAAAGCCAGTCCCGGAACTTCAGTAACCCGGGCTCCTTTCTGGAAAATATTAAAAAAGATATCAGCCTTAAAAGAAATGTCTTCATTTCACTGGATAATAATGAAAGAATTAAGAAAATATCGGAACTGTTCTCAGAAAATAATCTGTCTTTTAAAACCACAGAGGAACTCGGGGAAAATACTGATGACTTCAGGATAATCAGCCTGTCTGCAAAAAGACTCTTGAGAGGATTTAGATCCGGGAATATTTCACTGTATGGCGAGCTTGATATTTATGAGCAGCTGGATAGAAGAAGTGATGAAATATATGAAATAAAAGCAAAAGGATTCAACCAGTTTAATCCCGGTGATTTTGTGGTTCACAAATCTCATGGCATAGGGAAGTATATTGATATAGTATCTGAAACCAACGACGGAGTAAAAAAAGATTATTTTTTGATTGAATATGCCCGCGGAGACAAGCTTTATGTTCCCACATGGCAGGCTGAAAGAATTCACAGATATATCGGAGACTCCGAGCCCGTTGTTACATCTCTTAATTCAAAGCAGTGGGACAGTCTTAAAACAAAAGTAAGAAAATCAGTAAAGACATTAGCATTTGATCTTGCAAGACTGTATGCCCAAAGGGAGGCAGCAGAAGGTTTTTCATTTCAGCCTGACAGCCCCTGGCAGAAAGAAATAGAAGATTTATTTCCTTTTAATGAAACCCGGGATCAGCTTGATGCAATAAATACGGTCAAGGAAAAAATGCAGGAAGCCAGACCAATGGACATTCTTCTGTGCGGAGATGTGGGTTTCGGCAAGACAGAAGTTGCAATAAGAGCAGCTTTTAAAGCTGCCGAGAATGGCAAACAGGTCCTAATGCTGGTACCGACGACAATACTTGCTGACCAGCATTTCAATACTTTTAAGTCGAGGTTCAGGAATTATCCTGTCATTGTCGATGTCATAAGCCGTTTCAGAAAAAAAGCTGTTCAGAAAGAAATAATAAGCAGATTCAATGCAGGACAGATAGACATACTTATAGGTACGCACCGTATTCTTGGAAACGATATTCAGCCTAAAGACCTTGGATTGATAATAGTGGATGAGGAACAAAGATTCGGGGTAAACGCAAAAGAAAAATTGAAATTACTGAAGAAACAGGTAGATGTCCTTACCATGACGGCAACGCCGATACCAAGAACACTTTATATGTCGCTGATAGGGATAAAGGATATAGTTCTTATCGAAACTTATCCGGAAAACCGTCACCCTATAAAAACTTTTGTGGGACGCAGAAACAATCTTATAATAAAAAATGCGATTGAAAGAGAAATGCAGCGAGGCGGACAGATATATTATGTTTCAAATCGCATAATAGGTATAGACCATCTTGCTTTTGAGCTTAAAAAACTTGTCCCTTCCGCAAGGATAGCGATAACCCACGGAAGACTGGAGGGCAGGAAAATTGAGAAGCTTATGGAAGATTTCATAAACAAAAAATACGACATACTTCTTACCACATCTATAATAGAATCAGGAATGGATATCATCAATGTAAATACCCTGATAGTTGAAAATGCACAGAGGTTTGGATTATCACAACTTTATCAGCTGAGAGGCAGAGTCGGGAGGTCATCGGAAAGAGCATTTGCCTATTTCTTTTATACTGAGCGTGACAGCCTTACTTTCAATGCTCTTGAACGCCTGAAAGCCCTTGAAGAATTTAATGCTCTTGGTTCAGGATACAATATTGCATTAAAAGATCTGGAAATAAGGGGAGCAGGGGAACTTCTCGGAGCAAATCAACATGGACATATGAGCAGTGTCGGTTTTGACCTTTACTGTGAAATAATAAGGGAGGAAATCGAAGCTCTCAAAGGAAATGAACCCGAAAAAGAAAACAATGTTCTGATTGACCTGCCTGTAAGCGCATATATACCCAAAAATTATATAAAAAATGAAAATGAACGGATAAATCTTTATAAAGGCCTTTCTGAAGCAAAAAATATGGAAGAACTTGATTTTTTATCAGAAAAAGTCAATGAAAGATTCGGGGAGCTACCGGATGTTATGAAAAATCTGTTTAATATTTCCAGAATAAAAATACTGCTCAGGGAAAAATCTGTTGAAAAGGTAAGATATGTTGCTAAAAAAGGCATATTAATCAAACCTGTTATAACTTCCAGGGAAAAAGCGCTCAGGCTGAATAGAAAAAATAAAAATATAAGTTATAATTTTAAAGAAAAATCTATTATAATAAATTTTTTAGATTCAAAATCAGATACCGGCAAGCTTTTTGAAATCTTAAAAGATATAACTAACAATATATGA
- a CDS encoding aminoacyl-tRNA hydrolase — translation MILIAGLGNPGKDYILTRHNVGFMVADKLISRAGEIQRSRKFKSNTAYLNIKGKKIIVLKPLTFMNDSGSSLSMAIRFFKEEIKNILVIHDDIDLEFGVMKYKKGGGTAGHKGLESIASHLKDRSFERLRFGVGRPPGQKKAADYVLKKFNIRELKELEILCENAYESVIDYIDYGIEYCMNKYNGILPG, via the coding sequence ATGATCTTGATTGCCGGACTTGGTAATCCAGGAAAAGATTATATTTTAACAAGACATAATGTCGGTTTTATGGTTGCCGACAAATTAATCAGCAGAGCCGGTGAAATACAGAGAAGCAGGAAATTCAAGTCAAATACTGCTTATTTAAATATTAAAGGCAAAAAAATAATTGTTTTGAAGCCGCTAACATTTATGAATGATAGCGGCTCTTCTCTTTCAATGGCTATAAGATTTTTTAAAGAAGAAATAAAGAACATTCTCGTCATTCATGATGATATAGATCTTGAGTTCGGGGTCATGAAATATAAAAAAGGCGGAGGAACCGCAGGCCACAAAGGACTTGAATCCATTGCAAGCCATTTGAAAGACAGAAGCTTTGAAAGGCTTAGATTCGGGGTGGGAAGACCGCCCGGACAGAAAAAGGCTGCCGATTATGTTCTGAAAAAATTCAACATTCGGGAACTGAAAGAGCTTGAAATTCTTTGCGAAAATGCATATGAATCAGTAATTGACTATATAGATTATGGAATTGAATATTGCATGAACAAGTATAATGGAATATTGCCCGGCTAG
- a CDS encoding 50S ribosomal protein L25, which translates to MENLVIDIYKRSPEELKKNSSGRLRKSGYIPGVVYGLKNEPLNIKVEAKKFKDLIKGKGASGYIFDLRLKDDEKAKKISVLLKDFQKEPISREFSHLDFIRIKMEQEVTITIPIILENEDKAIGVKEEGGVIQHNLKEVEISCLPRDIPENIVVDVANLKIGELMRVSDLVASENIKVLSNPEEVVVSLSYATELKEEEEEVAEEDVIEEEPEVIKKEKAEKEEKE; encoded by the coding sequence ATGGAAAATTTAGTAATCGATATTTATAAAAGAAGCCCTGAAGAGCTTAAGAAGAATTCTTCTGGCAGGCTCAGGAAATCAGGATATATACCTGGCGTAGTATATGGACTAAAAAACGAGCCTTTAAATATCAAGGTTGAAGCAAAAAAATTCAAAGATCTGATAAAAGGAAAAGGAGCATCAGGCTACATTTTTGATCTTCGCCTGAAAGATGACGAAAAAGCAAAAAAAATTTCAGTGCTGCTTAAAGATTTTCAGAAAGAGCCTATTTCAAGGGAATTTTCGCACCTTGATTTTATAAGAATCAAAATGGAGCAGGAAGTTACAATTACCATACCTATTATTCTTGAAAACGAAGACAAGGCGATTGGGGTAAAAGAGGAAGGTGGGGTAATCCAGCATAACCTGAAAGAAGTGGAAATATCATGTCTGCCCAGAGACATCCCTGAAAATATTGTTGTTGATGTTGCCAATCTTAAAATCGGGGAACTCATGAGAGTTTCGGATCTTGTTGCGAGTGAGAATATAAAAGTTTTAAGCAATCCTGAAGAAGTGGTTGTTTCCCTATCTTATGCAACTGAGCTCAAGGAAGAGGAAGAAGAAGTAGCTGAAGAAGATGTAATAGAGGAAGAACCTGAAGTTATAAAGAAAGAAAAAGCTGAAAAAGAAGAAAAAGAATGA
- a CDS encoding ribose-phosphate pyrophosphokinase — protein MRDYLANKRMMLFTGSSTPQLAAKVAEYLNIGVGKIERKKFRNGEIYVRFNESVRGAEVFLMQTCSPPVNDNIMELLIMLDALKRASAGIINVVMPHYGYARQDKKAEGREPITAKLLADLLQVAGADRLIVADLHTATIQGFFDVPVDHITASPIIAKYFRDKNIKNGVIVSPDVGGVKRASILAKQLGFPLAILDKRRPEHNIAAVEHIVGDVEDREAIIFDDLIDTGGTLVEAIDILLHHGARKVYAAATHPVFSGSAIEILQSSRAEEIVVLDTMPIDSPVCGGKIVVLSIANLLAKTIKKVYDCKSVSDLFKGENLV, from the coding sequence ATGAGAGATTATCTCGCTAATAAAAGAATGATGCTTTTTACAGGTTCATCAACCCCGCAGCTTGCAGCAAAAGTTGCTGAATATCTTAATATTGGAGTAGGGAAAATTGAAAGAAAAAAATTCAGAAATGGCGAAATTTATGTCAGATTCAATGAAAGTGTAAGAGGCGCCGAGGTTTTTTTAATGCAGACATGCAGTCCTCCCGTTAATGACAATATTATGGAACTTCTTATAATGCTTGATGCATTGAAAAGAGCTTCGGCAGGAATAATAAATGTTGTAATGCCGCATTACGGATATGCCCGACAGGATAAAAAAGCTGAAGGTCGCGAGCCTATTACGGCAAAACTTCTTGCTGATTTGCTTCAGGTTGCAGGCGCTGACAGACTGATAGTTGCTGATCTTCATACCGCAACAATACAGGGATTTTTTGATGTGCCGGTAGACCATATTACAGCGAGTCCCATAATCGCAAAATATTTCCGCGACAAAAATATAAAAAACGGCGTAATTGTAAGCCCTGATGTCGGTGGTGTAAAAAGAGCGAGCATTCTTGCAAAACAGCTTGGTTTTCCACTTGCCATACTTGATAAAAGAAGACCGGAGCATAATATTGCGGCTGTAGAGCACATAGTCGGGGATGTTGAAGACAGGGAGGCAATTATTTTTGATGACCTTATTGATACAGGAGGAACTCTTGTGGAAGCCATAGATATTCTTCTTCATCATGGTGCCAGAAAAGTATATGCTGCCGCCACTCATCCTGTTTTTTCCGGTTCTGCAATTGAGATTTTGCAATCTTCAAGGGCTGAAGAGATAGTGGTGCTTGATACCATGCCTATCGACAGCCCGGTATGTGGGGGAAAAATTGTTGTACTTTCAATTGCTAATCTTCTTGCAAAAACGATAAAAAAAGTTTATGATTGCAAATCTGTAAGTGATTTGTTTAAGGGAGAAAATCTGGTATAA